One segment of Alnus glutinosa chromosome 2, dhAlnGlut1.1, whole genome shotgun sequence DNA contains the following:
- the LOC133861510 gene encoding uncharacterized protein LOC133861510: MASNISSKTLLVLLLALALSVQGTLGGIACEHLDQDTCAFAVSSSGKRCVLEKHVKRSGEEAYTCRTSEIVADKLKDLVETDQCIKACGLDRKTLGISSDSLLESLFTQKLCSPQCYQSCPNIVDLYFNLAAGEGVFLPKLCEAQEANMRRGMSEIRSSGFVAPGPVQSMKFTVAPIVTPALAPY, from the exons ATGGCCTCTAATATTAGCTCCAAGACCCTGCTTGTCCTCCTTCTTGCCCTTGCCCTCTCTGTGCAAGGCACTCTAG GAGGGATAGCGTGTGAGCATCTAGACCAAGACACGTGCGCCTTTGCAGTGTCGTCCTCCGGAAAGCGGTGCGTGCTTGAGAAGCACGTGAAAAGGAGCGGAGAGGAAGCATACACATGCCGTACGTCAGAGATTGTGGCCGACAAATTGAAGGACTTGGTGGAGACCGACCAGTGCATCAAAGCATGTGGGCTTGATCGGAAAACACTCGGAATCTCATCGGACTCTCTCCTCGAGTCTCTCTTCACCCAAAAGCTTTGCTCGCCTCAGTGCTACCAGAGCTGCCCCAACATTGTTGACCTTTACTTCAATCTTGCCGCTGGTGAAG GTGTATTTCTTCCAAAATTATGTGAAGCACAAGAAGCAAATATGCGGCGAGGGATGTCTGAGATCCGGAGCTCTGGTTTTGTAGCACCAGGTCCGGTGCAGTCGATGAAGTTCACGGTCGCACCAATAGTTACGCCAGCGCTGGCTCCATACTAG
- the LOC133860368 gene encoding uncharacterized protein LOC133860368 — translation MADHRVCVGHLWANFRDEGHRGVALKDKLWAAACAYTKAEFNAHMQELKRMSPAAFEYLDKIDPSGWSRAWFHDYPNCDIFVKNICKCFNAYILKARDKPILTMLEMIRIKLMRRYQVKRDGISKWTGKLCPKVAKKLKSIGQDAMECVSHFAGEILFEVEAPRRLRYVVDSRKKTCGFRKWEMTSIPRAHAVCALLFDYGEPEDYVHEYYSLEMYKKAYVSLIYPLPSEEQWVRAVEHDILEPPRPRVAPGRPMKLRIRGPDESKDPKNSNRMRIFGARMRCSKCRVFGHKKRACPLNGAGPSAQASQSTTEVECPSQPAASVS, via the coding sequence ATGGCGGATCATCGAGTTTGTGTTGGACATTTGTGGGCAAACTTTAGAGATGAAGGGCATCGAGGGGTTGCACTGAAGGATAAGCTATGGGCTGCAGCATGTGCCTATACCAAAGCCGAGTTCAATGCACATATGCAGGAGTTAAAAAGAATGAGCCCAGCTGCTTTTGAGTACTTGGACAAGATTGATCCAAGTGGGTGGTCTAGAGCATGGTTCCACGATTACCCTAATTGtgatatttttgtgaaaaacaTATGCAAGTGTTTCAATGCCTACATTCTGAAAGCTCGTGACAAGCCTATATTGACCATGTTGGAGATGATAAGAATAAAACTTATGAGGAGGTATCAGGTCAAAAGGGATGGCATTTCAAAATGGACTGGGAAGTTATGTCCTAAGGTGGCAAAGAAGCTAAAGTCAATTGGGCAAGATGCAATGGAATGTGTTTCCCATTTTGCTGGTGAGATATTGTTTGAAGTGGAAGCTCCCAGACGGTTGCGGTATGTTGTGGACTCGCGTAAAAAAACTTGTGGTTTTAGAAAATGGGAAATGACTAGTATCCCACGTGCGCATGCAGTTTGTGCTCTACTGTTTGATTATGGGGAACCTGAGGATTATGTCCATGAATATTACAGTTTAGAGATGTACAAAAAAGCATATGTCTCATTAATATACCCTCTGCCTAGTGAGGAACAATGGGTTCGTGCTGTCGAGCATGACATATTGGAACCTCCAAGACCAAGAGTCGCCCCAGGTAGACCTATGAAGCTACGAATTAGGGGTCCTGATGAGAGTAAAGACCCTAAAAATTCAAACAGAATGAGGATATTTGGAGCAAGGATGAGATGCTCCAAGTGTAGGGTATTTGGGCACAAGAAAAGGGCATGTCCACTAAATGGGGCTGGACCCTCTGCACAAGCTTCACAATCTACAACAGAGGTCGAGTGTCCTAGCCAGCCTGCAGCAAGTGTGAGTTGA